GGGTTATTTGTACATGCTGCCTGTTCCTTATGTGGTGCCTTATACATGATATTTGGTAGATGTAGAAGTAAATCCATTTTAAAACtgaaaataaaaaacaattttttgtttttataaaataaaaagcaAAAAAAACGAAAATGTTATTGAATTTGCCCTAATTTCAAGCCATTAAAGCTCTATTCAAGTTATAAGCTCTACAAGTCTTCAATTCAAGCAACAAGACTACCAAACACCACAAATCCTTCTTCTCCAAATCGAAGAGGTTTTCCTGTTGATTCAAGAATAAGCTCTCCGAACCCTTAAATCACACGCTTTAAAAGGAAAGAATCCAAGTATTGAATTTTTATCTAAGAAATTCCATGTTAGAGGTTGTACCTCGCACCTTTATTAAGTtcataaaaattcatatttgttcacattttttttgtgtttagatttctgataaaatttatgtgtaCATTATTCATATATTTATCGGGACAAAATCTTTTgacaaatatttttttatgataaaatcttttgacaaatattttttttatctaatttaccTCTTTATTGTgcttaaagtaataaatttttaatttttcatgatatgtcTTTTTATTTTGACAAAATTGCACTAGTAAGTATTGTAAATATGATAGTCTATAATTATGCACACaacaaaaaaaatatgaaaaacaatttattattataaacataataaataattaaaaaataattatgcaaattttaaaatataaaacaaCTAAATTATTGCTGTAAGCTAGTAAAAAGTGAGAGGTTTTAATGAGTCATATGCTAAATATTTAAGAGAAAtaagaaataaatttattttttaatataaataaataaattatttaatagtaacCGATTTAAATATGgttaaattttaaactttaaattttgataaattatttgtattacattttaaattaattcATGTATACCAATCAAAGGataaaaataccaaaaataaaaatattacaactttgaaagaaataaaattgataaaaaaaaaggaaaatgaagatttaaattttcaaattaaagaggataaattgaattttaaagtAATCAATATTTGAGCCAAGTGAATATTATGTGACAAATTATTAAGTCATGTGAATTGTAAAATGTGaccttaaatatattaataagccAAATGGCTTAATTTTATGAGGTCATTTTTTGGctttaacttatatatatatatattgatttcaTTGAAAGATAATATTGTTTATTAAAAAGGACGATTAATAAAATTCAAACTTTTAATTTAATAGAAGCTCTAACCTTATTGACAGTTTTTAcacatattaaatataaaaaatagaatatacaatacttatttattttttagtaatttataatttttttattaataataggaaaaatgattatatattttctaaattttaatgaaactaattattttataaaatatattatttagtttatttatttttttgtctaTAATTATTTAGTCCCTTTAGCCATTCTAAAgtaattttttattagttaagTTAGTTAAAAGAAAGAGAATAGTTATATTTTTCAAATTAGAGGGATTGATTAATTGATGAATTTAAAATTATGAGATTAAATAATTgtattattcaaattataggattaaataattgaattaggaaaaaaaattttactttaaaataATAGGAAGAATTAACAATGCACTAACTAAAAATAAAGAggttaaatagtatattttttgaaatataaaaattaaataattaattgaattaaaatgtatataccaaaaaataattttttataataacaaaatattatttacttttataattttaattaataataaaaacttATAACTAAATTTTACGGGCCTGCCATTTTTGTTAGGGATGGAATAGGTTCGAGCGAAAGAGTAGGGCAGACAGACCGCCAACACTAGTGGAAAGCCGTAGATCAAAGAGAACAAGGTATTCTCATTTCTCACTCGTTTTTCCGCCTGCCATGTTTCTGCATTATCTGAAGGCTGAGATTATTATAGTACATGATTAATTGCTTTTAGATGCTTTATTCTGATTCTTCGATTCTTTTTTCTTGTTATTTTTTTGCAGAATTCTATAATTTTCAGCTTTATGTCAGTGCGATTTTATTGGGCATGAATTTGAGTTTTTGAAATTTCACTAGAAAAGCTTGATAGGAATTAAGAAACACTAATTTGCATTTAGAGAACTAAGAATTCCGAGGAAGAAAGAAATAGAAGGCTTTGAAGTATATTGATAAATTTTTCAAAGGAAAGAGTGCTGAACAGATGGACTTGAAATCAAGAGGAAAGAGTAAAAAAGTCCACCATGGTGGTCCACTAGGGAGTGAGAGTAAGGTTGATGGGAAGGGCAAGACAGCTGTAAACTCAGGTTGGACAAGGAAAAGAATATTTGCTGATCAATATGTTGATGGAGAATTATCATCCAACATAAAAAGTAAAGACTTGTCTAAGAAAGGAAAAAGGCAGATGAATGATAATACCATTAAAAGGAAAAATAGCAAAGGACCTCCCCGCTCGATTTGGGTTTCTGATAGAATGAAGAATGCTACTTTGGAAAAAAAACATCCTTCTTTTGATGTTATAGATGCAACGGAAAGTGCACAGGTGTCCAGTGGTAAACGGAGTGCCAGGGCGAAGGAAGAGGGTAAAGTGGGTGTTAACAAGTATGATTTACCGAAGAAACAATCCAAAAGCAAATTGGACTCAAGTAAGCGCTTGGTTCAAATTCAAACCAAGCATCCTATTATACCTAATTTGACATCTTCAAAGAAAACAGTTCAGAACAAACAAAGCATTGCCAATGGTGATTCAGACATAGATGGCCAGCCCAAGAAGAAAAAGCGTGTAATTCGGTTAGATCCACATGACATCTCAAATAAACGGCTAGATGATGGAATAGTTACCAATGGTAATTTTTCCAGTTCATGCTATTTGTGATATGCATTGTTAAAGTAACTTCTTTTTACTGGAGAGAAGATATAGAATTAAAGTCTAGTAGTGGATGTTACAGTAGGATCTTTTTTGATGATAGACAATTAAAGGGTACAATGGAATTTTTCACTGTGGGTTTGACCTTTTCAGTCCTGGGATCTAGTCAATTAAATTATTTGTATCTCATGTTTTAGAGTATCTAGAATGGTAGagcatttttttcaatttcatttcgcCTGAGTTTTCAGGCCATGGCCTTACTTCCTGAAGCTGTTACTCCTTATAGTACTTCATATTAACATTCATGGTACCAAGTGTTCAGTTTCCCTAGTAGAGATCTCAatcccataattttttttttcaaaatggtTGTGTTATTTTATTTGTAACTGTGTAGTTTTTCAACTTTGTACGAAATAAAAGGACTAAATATGGGGAGTTTTTATTGTAAGAACATCATAACTGACAAGTCATTAGCCCCTATTTCACCTGTGGTATTCTCTATCTTTGCCTTGCTAATTACTACTCGGAATTGTTTGGCAACTGACAACTGCTTGTTGGGGGTAGATGTATATCCAAAACACATTTATTTTGATTTATAGCTTATGCTTTGTGTTTATGTTTTGGGAAGATTAAGtttccattttgaatcactttcttccttttctttttttgctTGCATTTTTTTACCAGtaaattttctctcttttttatgAATATTTTTTACTTGCTTCACAGAGAGTGtgcaaaagaagaaaaaagaatctGAGACAGAAGCTGAAATGTCAAAGAATGCACAATTCCGTGCGATAAAACCTAGCCCTTCCATGCTTTCCTTTGTGGAAGATAATGTAATTTGTATGAGCAGGATTTGAGATGTTTGGTCTATCAGtttctttattatattttccTATATTTTGATTTTAGATAATTCCATTGTCAGTTTATAGGCCGTAGACGATTGATTGAGCTAAAAAGGGCAGGCTACAACATTGAGTTATCTGCCCCATTAGATAACATTCCTTTCTGTACAAGCTGTGAGAGAGAACGGATTGAAGAAAATGTATGTTTGTGCTTTATGCATTTTGAGAGATTATATTTTTGTTTCTCTGATGTCAAATCCTTACATAATATCAATCTAGTGATAATGACAGACTCTTTTATCCTTGTCACAGATTTTTAGGAACAAATTGACATTTTTTGCTGCTGCAAAAGTTTCATCTTCGTTCCCTCCTCCTGATCTTCCAGAGATTGCATTTGCAGGTGGAGATTTTATATTGTCACTTTTTTTTACCCTGCTTTATATTATATATGTGTGTATGTTTTCCCACGACGTTATACcacattttttttcttctcaaGCTTGATTACAGGATCAAGATTAAATTATTTGAATTCAATGGAGAggttgatcatgaaattttaatTATCGGTTGAATAAAATGGAAATCACTTTTAGAACCGTAATATGAGGATTGAAGAGAAAGCAACTATGTTAGTTAGTGGTTACTTTTTTGAAAGCATAGGCATCCAAGTTCTAGTACTATCTTGCATTGCCAACTTTGTTCATGGGTACTTTTTACTAGTTGGATCCTGTTGAACATTCAATGAAGGAATACTTCATTCCTGTTCACTGTGCATACGCATCCAAGTACTAGTACTATCTTGCATTGCAATGCCAACATTGTTCATGGGTAGTTCTTACTAATTGGATCTTGTTGAGACATTCGACGAAGGAGTGGTTCATTCTAGCTCACTATGAAAGTGAAGTTATGTTCTTTTCTTAGGGTGATAAAGATGTTGATCAGAGTCGGTGACAAAGATTAATACCTATACTTTTGAGTTCTATAAGTTAGTTGCTTGGTGTAATTTTGATAAGGAAACCAAAGATTGCATCTCCTGATATTTTGGTGGTGGGCTTAATTATGGCATATGAATTGAGTTAAAACCTAAAAGATAAGGAGTTATCTTTCATAGATTAGGCTACAGATTATGAAGGGGAGGTAAACAAACCAATTTACGTGTGATTCAATGATGTAGATGTCAGTCAACTAATTGTAATGCCTACTAAACCTTCTTGAAATAATAACTAAGTGCTTTCCACTTTATATTACAATTGTACAAGAGAAGGGGCATACTTACAGAATTTTCTTGAGAAACAAAAGGTTAgttaaaaagaaaaatgagaaggaAGCTAGTAGTGATGATGAGCAAGTTGTTAATCCTATTAATTACTTGATGAACTGGAGGGACAAGAGCGAGAGCATGAGCATGGATCTCTATATTACTTTCTATGATTTCCTAGATTCTTCTAAGTTTTATTCTCATTGTCTAAGGTTGATTTCTATAGAGGGGATGTTGATGTTTTATATATTCCTCCCAATTAACAAAGCTAGGGGTGTAAATGAGTCAAGTTACATGGACTTGGCTCGCAAAATATTCAAAATTCAACTTGGTTTTTATCTAGTCAAGCTCAAATTCTATTAGGTAATTGAGTCGAGTTTTAGAGTTAAATGCTTGACTTGAGTGACTCACTCAAATCTATTTGAGCTTTAGTTCGATATTGGTAAAAGTatttatctaaaattttaatGGTAATCAAGTTGAGCTTAAGTATCCTTGAGTATCCTATCAAGTTGACTTGTGAAAAATAAAGATTGATTGAGGTCGACTTGAGTTTTGAGCCTTAAGTTTTCTAATTGGGTTAAATTCAAGTAgtacaatttgttgactttcctcTGTTAAAACCGTAAATAAAGCCCAGTTTATTTTAAAGAAAAGAATCTATttgcaactttttctttttcatctattCATTCTAGGAATAGCAAACTTAAATAAGTAACTCTAAATTTTTGTAGGATTATTTAGtttttcatttattaaatttctgTATATAAGGATATTTGGTTTTTAGTTAATTTAAGGGCTTTTGAGTGTGAGAGCTAGGTTTTACTTCAAATAGCCCTTTTCTTAATGTGTAACCCCATATAATTATCCTTTTCAATTGTTAAGGAAATTGCAAGAAATTTTACTGGATTATATTGCCTTTGTTAGGAAGGTCAAATGTTGGGAAGTCATCACTACTAAATGCACTCACTAGACAATGGGGTGTTGTACGTACATCAGACAAGCCTGGCCTGACTCAGGTGCTATCATATTCTTGTGAAGTATTATTTttgttattgtggatttgtgggTAAACATGATTGTTTCTTTTGCAGACTATTAATTTCTTCAAGCTGGGGTCAAAGGTCAGTTTGGTTGATTTGCCTGGATATGGATTTGCATATGCAAAAGAAGAAGTTAAAGATGCTTGGGAGGAGCTTGTAAGTGTGCATACAGAAATTCAATTTTGTTCTGCTGTTGTTTTTTATGTATGGTTTGGGGTATGAAGTTGTTGTGATCCTTTGAAATTGGTGGTATGTGAGAACATGCTAATTTTCACCAGTGTCTGCTTATAACTTCTCCTGTCAATTGGCATGGTTTGTGTCGGTGGATAAATTTTTAGGTTGTTGCTGCATTAATGATGTGATTGATTGGTTATGTGGACAGTTCATATTTAgggaacttttttttttaaaggaattTATATGCTTTGTTTAAATGTTAGCTTTACACTTGAATTTTGAGAGGATTCAACATCTGTCAGAAAGTGTGAACCAGTTCATCTAAATTTCTTCACATTTTcgcatttttcatatttttttcttgtttttcttaattttttttaatacaattTTCATGGCAATCATTGATGCTGTCTTTCGCTAACAGTACAGTAGAGTTTTTGTTTTCATATTTTGTTATTCATATGAATTATCAATTCTGAAATGAAAGAGTAGAATAATTTTGCTTTAGAAATTTGAAATTACTATAGCAGCGTAGGACTCGAATTTGAATTGGAATTTTATGTAGGGAAACAGCTTTAATGTTAAGAACATATTAGCACTATCAGTTTATGCTTGGCCTTTGAGTTGAAACGACTACATTTAGGTGGAAACTTCTACAATTATTTTTTGGCTGTAGAACTAGTTGCTGTcctagttaaaaaaataaaataaactaaaaaatgAAGATTCTAATCTTCATACTTTGATATCTTCAGGTGCGATGTTCCCTTTTGCATCGTGCTTAGGGTTAAATTCAAAAAAGCATAATTATTGAACATTCATTAACTTTTTGTTAAAACATTACAATCATACGTATTTATGGGCTCATTCAAAGAATTTAAAACCTTAAAATACTGGGCTCCTACAACTAGTTCTGATCCTGGAAGAATTTGAACTCCCACAAAAACCTAATAGAATTTATGTTTTCCTGAATAATTAAGGACCTaaaataagactaaaaataaaCCTACAAGGGATCCAGCCAACCTGTTCCATCTAGGCTGAAAATTGCAAAAATGGACAACTTGCTAATTGATTTGAATAGACAAAAATATGAGACTACCAGAACTGGAAGTACTCAACAATGGCCTATAAGGTGTTTTTTGAAATCTAAACCAAAATTATAAGTTTTTTTAGTATTAAAAACAGGAAGAAAGGGCAATTTGCCTCCTGAAATTGATAGTGATGGCTAATTATGCTTACATTTGTAAATTAGGGTCAATCATAGATAAAAGCACGCAAATCAGGTCAATTTAACCtaaattttcctttgtgtaatggACCATTAAATGATTTAAAAATTTTGGCATTTTAGGATTTCCCTTGAAGTTAGTCAAATTCTACAAATTGGTCCCTCTCTCTATATGCACTCTCTCTTGCCCCTCCCTGTCACTCTACTCTTTCTCTCAAAAAACCACAACAATGGCAGATAACGAAATGCAattgaaaatcaaaataaaaaattattatcaatGTATTTTTATCCTTTTCAGTCTAACACCaaaattggaaatcaaaatcaataaatccAACCAAAAAAATAATCAACAACACAAACAATTTTTTTTCCAAGACAGTTTTTGAAAAAGGCCATTTCCAAAGAAAGAACTTTCCCAAAGAAGAATTTCGAAAAAAATTTCAAGAAAGTTTTTTCAtagtaaataaaaatttgaaagaaaattttgttTGTTTCAAAACAAAATTTAGCAATCTTTTAAATAGACATACTAAATGGTGAAAATTTTAAATGCTAAATTTTATTCttcaaaatgaatttttttttgaaaatttttttcttgaaaataaaattttggtaatttcttttttctttaaaaaagcaatttctttgaattttttttcaaaaaaatctTAAAGGGACTTTTTACTTTTTCCAAATTTTAGAGATTAAATAGTAATTGAattgaggttagtaatctaatTTTCAAGGACACTTCCCATAATGGTGCATGCATTACACATGGGAAAATTTGGGTCTAACTGAATTGATTTGCCGACTTTCATGTATAATTGGCcctaatttatgaatttgaacttAATTGGCCCTCACTGCCAATATGAGGACGCAAGTTGACCTTTATTACATTAAAAACTTGATATTTCTTGAGCTTCTTTTTATCTGTATCAAGTGGTTTATCGGAAAGAGaggaacaagaacggagtgggtataatcatagacaggatatTAAAAGATGCTGTATTAGCTGTGAAaaaagtaggagatagaattataatagtaaagctagtactagaaggagaaacaataaatgtagttagtgcttatgctccacaaataggactagatagtgagagtaaacaaaggttttggaaagatatggatgatctaatgcaaaacatatcaaatgaagagaatgttttcatcggtggagatttgaatggacatgtaggaagtgataggcaaggttatgagaatgttcatgaaggtttttgttttggttttggtagCCGAAATAAAGAGGGAAAAAGTATCCTGAATTTTGCTATAGCATAAgatctaatactagcaaatacctactttataaaaagagtcacatttagtgacttttaaaagtgggaacatagaagccaaattgactttttcttaaccaggaagacaaatagagctctatacaAGAATTGCAAAGTCATTCCagaagaggctttaacaagtcaacatcggttagcggtcttagatgtcaagtttataaacaattcaagtaaggttagaagaaatagtgtagcttgaACAAAGTGGTGGAAGTTCAaaagagtaaagcaagtgaagttcaaaaatgagcttttcgagtccgaagcatggaagctggatgtggaggccaatgatatgtggatatagatggcattaaagattagagaagtagctagaaaagtacttggagagccTAGAGgatatggaccaccctcaaaagagagacggtggtggaatgaggatgtataaaaggtagtgaagagaaagagggaatggtataagaaatcacCTAAGTGTGATaacaatgaggcatatgaacagtacaaaatagcaaAGAAAGAGCTAAAAAAGACAATTAGTTAAGCAAGAGCGCTGGTCTTTGAAAAGTtagatgagaaacttggaactaaagaaggggagaaagatatttatagattagcaaggaggagagaaaagaaatgtcaagatctcaatcaatttaggtgcattaaggataaagaaggaaaagtattggtgaaagatgaggacgttaaagaaagatggagaaattattttgatgatctctttaacaatagtcaaagtggtaatagcgtgaatatagactacagagcaatagaaaagaatgtgaattatactagaaggattagatctttagaagtaaatgaagtacttaagagaatgaaagtgcgTAAAACATGTGGACctaatggaataccaattgaagtgtggaagtgtttgggagatatggaagtgacatggttaactaaattatttaataagattctaaactcaaagaaaatgcctgatgaatggaggagaagtattttagtacttatttttaaaaataagggagatataTAGAGTTActtaaactataggggaattaaactcatgagccatattatgaagttgtgggagagaattATGGAACATCGACTACATTATGACACTTCTATATCTCCcattcaatttggcttcatgcctagttgttcaactatggaagcaatctttctaattagaagcttgatggagaaatatagagatatgaagaaagatctacacatggtctttatcgatttggagaaggcttatgatagtgttccaacagatgtcttatggagagtattagaacaaaagagggtatctattaagtacatacaagtgttaaaaaatatatatgaatgagcaactactattgtgcgcacagtgggaggaaacataggagattttcctatctcaattggattacactaaggTTCAGCTATAAGTCCTTACATTTTTATATTAGtattagatgaattgacgaaacatatacaagagagtatctcttagtgcatgatgtttgcagatgatatagttctaatgaatgagacgcgagaaggagttaatagaagttacagctttggagaagtactctagagtcaaagggttttaagttaagtagaacgaagacataatatatgcattgcaagttcagtgaaggtcgaactggtgatagggaaggagttagtttggatggagtggtactgccccaaagtaatcactttaaatatctcggctcaatccttcaagtagatgggagatgtgaggaggatgctagtcataggattaaagccggattgtTGAAGTGGAGAAAtgacacgggagttttatgtgatcgcaagattgctaataagttaaaaggaaaattttactataCAGCCATATGACCGGTCattttatatggtagtgagtgttgggcactgaaggagtcacgggtgtttaagataagagttgcggagatgagaatgttaaggtggatgagtagtcatactagactaaataaaatatgtaatgagagtattagagaaaaggtagaagtggtgccaattgaggataagttgagagaagggagattgaggtggtttggtcatatgaagcaTAGATATACGGAGGTTCCATTTAGACAACTAGAGCACATTatattagaggatagaaagaaaaaaaggggtagacctaaactgatttggaggagagtagtacaatatgacctagaagcattacacatttctgaggatttaacccaaaatcgtttataatggagaaagagaatccatatagccgaccccaaattttttggataaaaacttagttgagttgagttgagttgagttttattCATGTTGTTAGATACGGATTAAAACTCTGATTTTTCACTCTCACGCATGTTAGATTTATCTTAATTGGTATACTTTTTCATGTTGCTCTTTTTGGGACAATATATAGGTCATTAACTTCAATAAATATCACTTTTATTTGTTATAGTTTCTTCATATATTATTGTTTATGCATATGTGTAGGTCAATTCAAAATGACGGAACAATAAATGTGCCAGCTAACTCTAAATTTGTTTAACTTTATAGGTGAAGGAGTATGTTTCCACCAGAGTGAGTTTAAAACGAGTATGTCTTCTTATTGACACAAAATGGGGTATGAAGCCAAGAGACCATGAACTCATTGATTTAATGGAAAGGTATGAATTCATACCTATAC
This is a stretch of genomic DNA from Hevea brasiliensis isolate MT/VB/25A 57/8 chromosome 12, ASM3005281v1, whole genome shotgun sequence. It encodes these proteins:
- the LOC110635047 gene encoding uncharacterized protein LOC110635047; amino-acid sequence: MDLKSRGKSKKVHHGGPLGSESKVDGKGKTAVNSGWTRKRIFADQYVDGELSSNIKSKDLSKKGKRQMNDNTIKRKNSKGPPRSIWVSDRMKNATLEKKHPSFDVIDATESAQVSSGKRSARAKEEGKVGVNKYDLPKKQSKSKLDSSKRLVQIQTKHPIIPNLTSSKKTVQNKQSIANGDSDIDGQPKKKKRVIRLDPHDISNKRLDDGIVTNESVQKKKKESETEAEMSKNAQFRAIKPSPSMLSFVEDNFIGRRRLIELKRAGYNIELSAPLDNIPFCTSCERERIEENIFRNKLTFFAAAKVSSSFPPPDLPEIAFAGRSNVGKSSLLNALTRQWGVVRTSDKPGLTQTINFFKLGSKVSLVDLPGYGFAYAKEEVKDAWEELVKEYVSTRVSLKRVCLLIDTKWGMKPRDHELIDLMERSQTKYQIVLTKTDVIFPIDVARRAMQIEESLKANKSIVQPVMMVSSKSGAGIRSLRTVLSKIARFAKL